The Bacillus sp. SM2101 nucleotide sequence GATCAGCAGCAAGTTATCCTCTTCGTGCTCCTCGTCCACCTCGTTTTGACTCTGTGTTCCGTTTTAAAGATGATAATCGGTCTTCACTTTCTTTTAGGAAACGGGCCATCTTCTGCTCAAAATTCTCTTTTGGACGGAAATCCCTTGGAGGGCGATTACTGCCTTTACGAGGAGGTCGCGGTGACTCCTTTGCTTTTTTAATTGATAAGCCAATTTTACCATCTTTCTCAACATTTATTACCTTCACTTCAACTTCGTCGCCAACCTTTAGATGTTCATTAATATCTTTCACATAATTGTCAGCAACTTCGCTTATGTGTACTAAACCTGTTGAGCCTTCTGGCAGCTCCACGAACGCACCAAAATTTGTAATACCTGTTACTTTTCCTTGTAACTTGCTGCCTACTTCAATCGACATAAAAAAAGTGTTCCTCCTTAAAAAATAAAAAAATCATTTTTTTTTATTATACATAATTTAAAAATTGAGTGTCAACAAGACTAACCAACTTCACTCAGATGTATTAAATAAAACTTCGCCTTCTTGTGATAGAAAAAAATCTCTCCGAGCAATTTTTCCTATATACTCATCATCGTTAAGCTTAACAATTTCACCTTCTAAATACAATTGCTCTTTTTTCAAATCAGCTAACTCATATTCCAGTTTTTGTTTTTCAACGTTCTTTTCTTCAATTATTTTCGATTGAGAGATGAGTGTAGAACTAATAAAAAAGGCAGCAACTACAGCTAGACATGACAAAGCCGCTAACCGTCTCATTAAACCGCGACGCTTATTAGTTAATACCTGTTGATTATTCTCATGCTGACTAGAGTATGACGTTTGCAGCTCTATAACTTTCTTCTGCTTTCGTAACGCACTCATCTCTAAAACTTCCTCCTTAAAAAACTTAGGATTGATTTCCACCATTTTATTATGATATGTTGTACATTCTTTATTTTTTTAAAATATCCTGCAAGTTTTTTTAAAAAAACTACACAAAACTTTCTCCAAGAGCTAGGGAGTAGTTGAAACACAAACTTTACTAGCTTTTTCACTGGGATAAACAATACTTGTACAAAATAAATAAGTACTTTTACCAAAAAACGAATAGTCGTATAGCATACGTTTAAAAGCCCTATAACCAGTATAGCAATAAAATGATACAATATTTGAATTGGCTTTATGATAATATAGTGAACGAGCTTTTTTACAATTTGATATGTCGAAATTATTAATTTAATTACAAATTCCAGCAATCTTAAAAATAACGATTGAAATAGACTACGATAGGCAGCATAACCACATAAAATAGCAATAAAGATATAAAACCTAAGTTCACCTTCATTAACGAGTAACAAAACATAAAATATAATAAAGCCTTGCATACACCAAAACATAATATCATTTATAAAAACTAACCATGTTGCTCGGTACGACCGCTGTAAGAAGCGTCCATAAGTATCGAGAGCTGCTCCTAAAAAGCTCCCAATACCAATCATAGACATCATTGTATAAAATTGAGTCGTTAAACTCATTTGAACAACTTGCTAAAAAAACCTTTAGCCTTCTCCCCATATTGTTCATCTAAATATACAATATCGAATATTTTCCCTTTAATCGAGACAATCCCTTT carries:
- a CDS encoding S1 domain-containing RNA-binding protein; translated protein: MSIEVGSKLQGKVTGITNFGAFVELPEGSTGLVHISEVADNYVKDINEHLKVGDEVEVKVINVEKDGKIGLSIKKAKESPRPPRKGSNRPPRDFRPKENFEQKMARFLKESEDRLSSLKRNTESKRGGRGARRG
- a CDS encoding septum formation initiator family protein, with protein sequence MSALRKQKKVIELQTSYSSQHENNQQVLTNKRRGLMRRLAALSCLAVVAAFFISSTLISQSKIIEEKNVEKQKLEYELADLKKEQLYLEGEIVKLNDDEYIGKIARRDFFLSQEGEVLFNTSE
- the yabQ gene encoding spore cortex biosynthesis protein YabQ is translated as MSLTTQFYTMMSMIGIGSFLGAALDTYGRFLQRSYRATWLVFINDIMFWCMQGFIIFYVLLLVNEGELRFYIFIAILCGYAAYRSLFQSLFLRLLEFVIKLIISTYQIVKKLVHYIIIKPIQILYHFIAILVIGLLNVCYTTIRFLVKVLIYFVQVLFIPVKKLVKFVFQLLPSSWRKFCVVFLKKLAGYFKKIKNVQHIIIKWWKSILSFLRRKF